From Corynebacterium aquatimens:
AGAACGGCACGCGCAGTTCAAGCGAGTGCGCCATGTTGATCTTGTCGGCCTTGACCAGGATGTCGCCGCGCATCCAGGTGAACAGGTCAAGGTGCTGCATCCGCGCCACCGGATCCATGTCGCGGGACCGCTCGTAAATAGGCGCAGTCACCTCGCGGTGATCCCATTCGGGCTTTGCCCACGGGATGACACGGCGCATCTGGTCAAAGTTAAAGGACCGTGCATTGCCGTAGTAGCGCGCTTCCATCGGCGTGGTACCGCGCTCAAGGAGGGACTTGCCCTTCATGCCCTCGGGCAGAACCGCGCCCAACTTGTTCAGGCCGCGGAGCAGGGGAGCGGGCACCTTCTCAAACGGTGCTAGAGACAGTGGCTCTTTGTAGATCGTGTAACCGCCAAAGAGTTCGTCCGCGCCCTCACCGGAGAGCACCACCTTGACGTGCTTGCGTGCTTCTTGCGCCACGAAGAACAGTGGCACGAGCGAGGGATCAGCGACCGGATCATCCAAGTACCACATGATCTGGGGGATCGCGTTTGCGTATTCCTCCGGCGAGACAATCTTCACGATGTGCTCAACACCGATCGCGGCGGCGGACTCGGCGGCGACATCCACCTCTGAGTAGCCTTCGCGCTCGAAGCCTGTGGTGAACGTCAACAGGTTCGGGTTGTGGCGTTTCGCCAACGTCGCAATGGCAGTGGAGTCAATCCCGCCCGAGAGGAAGGAACCCACGGTCACATCCGCGCGCATGTGCTTAGCGACGGAATCTTCTAGGGCCTCAGCAATCCGGGTAAACAGCGCATCTTCGCTTCCCTTGGGAACGGGTGTGGTGTTGAACTGTGGATTGAAGTAACGCTGCGCGCGAACTTCTTCACCGGGTTTTAGCACTGCATAACAGCCCGACTCGAGGCGACGGATGCCCGCGTGCAGCGACTCAGGCTCGGGCACGTACTGCAGGTCCACGTAGTGTTCGATCGCGCGCTTATCCAGCTCCGTCGATAAGCGAAGTGCCTCAGCCATCTCGAGGATGATCTTCTTCTCCGAAGAGAAAACCGTGCCTGCGTCCGTGGTTGCGTAATACAGCGGCTTGATGCCGAACTGGTCGCGGGCGACAAACATCGTCTTTGTGTGGGAATCCCACACACAGAACGCGAACATGCCGCGGAGGTGATTAACCACGTCGGCGCCCCAGTGGTGGTAGCCGACAACGATCGTCTCTGAATCGCCCGAGGTGTTGAAGGTGTATCCCAGGGACTGCAGTTCCTCGCGGAGCTCCACGTAGTTGTAGATCTCCCCGTTGAACGTCATTGCGTAGCGGGCCTGCGGACCCGACTGCTGTCCGCCAGCGTCTTCGCGGGTTTCAGCTGTGTCGGGGTCCCACATCAAGGGCTGGTGCGAGTGCTCGATGTCGATGATGGCGAGGCGGTTAAAACCAAAGACCGCGTCGGCGTCATGCCATGTTCCGCCGGCATCCGGCCCACGGTGATGCATGCAGGGAAGCGCACGCTCAATCGCTGGTGCGAACGAGGGGGCATCGGAGTTCGCAGCGAGCATTCCAACTAGGCCGCACATATTGGGGCATTCTCCTTTTTGCTTCATCCAGCCGGCATTAAACGCATAATCATTGCGCCAACCGGTAGATAAAGAACGATAGGTTACGTGTTCTCAGACAACAATAGGCAAGCATCATGACGAACTATCACGACAAGGCCGTGTAACGTCGGGCAATTTGTGGTCAGCAGGCGCTCCACCTTTTTCTGTCCCCGTAAGGGGGCCAACTATTGGATGATTATGAAGTCGGTGTGCTGGCCAGCTCTGACTAAAGGGGCCAGATAACCAAAAAGACTGGCTCGATGTTTTATTCTGTCTGTGCTGAGAACTTTCACGCTTCGTGTGTGCTGCCCTCATGCTGGCAGTAAGCTAACAGGGAAGCGTATGGGAATACTCGGTGCGCGTTTTAACTGTTGTAAGGAAGGCGGACGCACGTGGATAAGGCCAAGAAGATCGGTGTCGCTGGGCTACTAGCCCTCAGCGGTTTCGGGCTTGCTGGATGTGAGGTAGAAGCACCGTCGGCTGTCTCGCGACTCTTGGACATGGGATGGCCGGACCCGGTGACCCCGGAAGCACACTCGATGTACAACTTCTGGGTGTGGGTCTGGGTCGCAGCCTGGACTATCGGCATCATCATGTGGGCAATCTTCCTCTACGCGGTCTTCGCGTGGAACGGGAAGCGCCGCGAGAAGCAGGGCAAGGGTGAATTCCCGAAGCAGCTGCAGTACAACGTCCCGCTGGAGCTGGTCCTCACCATCATCCCGATCGTCATCGTGATGAGCTTGTTCTTCTTCACCGTTCAGGCACAGACCAAGGTTGTTGCCCTGGACAAGGACCCGAAGGTCACCGTGGACGTGACCGGTTTCCAGTGGAACTGGAAGTTCGGTTACGCACAGGTTGCCGCGGAGCTGTCCCCGACGGGCTCCGACTACAACGGTGAGGACACCGAGCTGACCAAGCTCATGGCTGAGACCAAGTATGACGATGAGGGAATGAAGAACCCGAACCCGATTCACGGCAAGTCCATGAGTGACGTTTCCTACCTGAACTACAACCAGATTGAGACCCTGGGTTCCACCGAGGAGATCCCGGTTCTGGTTCTGCCGACCGAGACCCCAATCGAGTTCCGCCTCGCATCCAGCGACGTGTCCCACGCCTTCTGGGTTCCGGAGTTCCTCTTCAAGCGCGACGTCTACGCTCATCCGGAGAACAACCAGCAGGAGCCACGCTTCCAGATTGAGCGGATTGAGAAGCCGGGCGCGTACGTCGGCCGCTGTGCTGAAATGTGCGGTACCTACCACGCGATGATGAACTTTGAGGTTCGCGCGGTGACCCCGGATCAGTTCCGCGAGTACATGAAGTTCCGCAACGACAACCCGGATGCGCCGAACTCTGAAGCTCTCCGCCACATCGGCGAGGCGCCGTACGCAACCACGACTTACCCGTTCAACTCGGACCGCACCGGTACCCGCGCTGGTAACCCCGGCGTGGACACCAACGAGTTCGCCAACTAACCCGATCGAAGAATCAAGAGAGTAAGGCTTACACCATGGGAATCGGATCTAAAGTCTTTTACGGTATCGGCACGTTCCTTATCGTCATGGCGGTGTTCTACGCATTTGCCACGAACTTCGTCGCGGATGACGCATACCAGTTTGGCTACGAGTGGGCCGGTGGCGTGGGCCTGATCCTGGCTACTGCGTTCTCCTTCATGATGGGTGGCTACCTCCACTTCACGGAATCCCGCACGGACGTTCTGCCTGAGGACTGGGAAGAGGCCGAAGTTGAAGACGGCGCAGGCGTGCTGGGCTTCTTCTCCCCGAGCTCCATCTGGCCGCTGGCCATGACCGGTGCGATTGTCCTGATGGCCTTCGGCATCGCCTTCTGGCAGCTCTGGCTCTTGGCCGTGGGTGCAGTCCTTCTGATCTGGGCAACCACCATGCTCAACCTTCAGTACGGAATCCCGAAGGAAAAGCACTAGACGTTAGCGCAGTATCTAGGCCTCACACCGAAAGGTGGGGGCCTTTTTTCATGCCCGCAGCACGGATCCGCGGGAGTTTTTCGGCTTCCTCTTCCGGGTTAATTTTCGCCAGAGCTTTTCGCCGCAGTCTTCCGCCGTAGTCTTTCGCCTTAATCTTTCGCCATAATCTTTTGGTTGACTAGTCTGGGGTCAAACAAAAGTTCGTTACCAGCCCCCTGGGAATAGTCGGTTTTGTGAAACGCGTCACATGTGGGAACTAATCTTCCCTCATATGCCGTGATATGCGGGGTGGAAGGATCTTTCAGGCAAAACGCGGCCTGAAACAAGCTGACTTTCAGCCGAAAACACGGGATACTAATACGCGTGACGACTGCAATTTCTAACCCCAACCCAGGCGCCGACGCGTTCAGGGCGGGCCACGAACGTCTTCCCGCGCTCAACCGGCCAAACATGGTCAGCGTGGGCACGATCGCGTTCCTGGCTCAGGAGCTCATGTTCTTTGCTGGCTTGTTCGCGATGTACTTCACGTCTCGCGCTAACGGTATGTCGGCAGGGGACTGGGACAGCCAGACCGCCCACCTCAACGTTGCCTTCGGCGTAATCATTACCCTCGTGCTGCTGACCTCCTCCGTAACGTCGCAGCTTGGTGTCTTCGCTGCAGAAAAGGGCGACGTGTTCGGGCTGCGCAAGTGGTTCGCTGTCACGATCGGCCTCGGCGTGGTCTTCCTTGGACTCGTTGCATACGAGTGGACGGAAATGGTCATGCACGGCGTGACGATCCAGTCGAGCGTGTACGGCTCGGTGTTCTACATCATCACCGGCTTCCACATGGCTCACGTCACTGCCGGCATCATCGCCTTCGTTGTGGTGTTGCTGCGCATTGCCAAGTCCAAGTTCACCCCGGCGCAGGCAACTGCCGCAATGGTGACCTCGTACTACTGGCACTTCGTTGACGTTGTCTGGATCGGCGTGTTCACCACGCTGTACCTGGTCCAGTAGGAATCAGACGTAAGCACCGATTTTCGCAAAAGGGAAAAAGATGAAACAAACGCAGAATAAAGGGCGAAGGGCACGCAAGATGCGCCGCTCCCTTGCTGGGGCGCTGGCCTTGCTCTTCGCACTCTCCGGTGCCGGTCTTCTCGCGACTGCTCTGACACCTGACGCTCAGGTGGCTACCGCGCAGCGCGATGACCAAGCGCTGATTCAAACGGGTAAGACCCTCTACGACAAGGCCTGTGTCACCTGCCACGGTGCGAACCTTCAGGGTGTGAAGGACCGCGGTCCGTCCCTGATTGGTACAGGCGAGGGTGCCGTGTACTTCCAGGTTCACTCTGGCCGTATGCCGATGATGTCTAACGATGCTCAGGCGGAGCGTAAGAAGCCGCGCTACACCGAGGCTCAGTCGCTGGCTCTCGCTGCATACGTTGCCGCTAACGGTGGTGGCCCGGACTTGGTCCGCAACGAGGACGGCACTTTGGCTATGGAGAACCTCCGCGGTAAGAACTACGAGAACAACGGCAACAAGATTGACCCGGCCGACGTGGCCCGTGGTTCCGAGCTGTTCCGTTTGAACTGCGCATCCTGCCACAACTTCACCGGTCGTGGTGGCGCGCTGTCTTCCGGTAAGTACGCACCGGTTCTGGACCCTGCGAACGAGCAGGAGATCTACCAGGCGATGCTGACCGGCCCGCAGAACATGCCTAAGTTCTCTGACCGCCAGCTGACTGCGGAAGAGAAGAAGGACATCATCGCCTTCATCAAGTCGTCTAAGGAGACCCCGAGCCCGTCCGGTTACGCACTGGGTGGCCTTGGCCCGGTTTCTGAAGGTTTGGCAATGTGGATCTTCGGCGTCACGATGATCGCTTGCGCCGCTATGTGGATTGGATCGCGTCAATGAGTAATGAAGTAAAGAAGACATACACTGACGCCGAGCTGGACAAGATGAGCAATGCCGAGCTGGCTGCTCTGGGTACCGAGCTCGATGACGTTACGGTTGCATACCGTAAAGAGCGCTTCCCGCTAGAGAACGATCCGCAGGAAAAGCGCGCTGCTGCTGGAATCAACACTTGGCTAGCTATCTCGCTGCTCGCGGGAATCGCATTCCTGGGCATCTACATCTTCTGGCCATGGCAGCCGAAGTTCCACGGCGATGAGGGCCTGTGGATCTTCTCCCTCTACACTCCGCTGCTCGGTCTGACGTCGGGCCTTGCCTTCATCGCCCTGGGTGTCGCGATCGTCCAGTACGTGAAGAAGTTCATCCCCGAGGAGATTTCGGTTCAGCGTCGTCACGACGGTCGCTCCTCGGAGCTGGACCGCCGCACCACGACCGCACTGCTGAACGACGCGTGGGAGACGTCCACCTTCGGTCGTCGTAAAGCCATGCAGGGCCTTCTCGGCGGCGCGGGTCTCTTCGCCGGCCTGATGCTGATTGCCCCGATGGGTGGTCTGATCAAGAACCCGTGGAAGCCGCGCCACGCAATGGACTACCACGGCGACGGCACCCTGTGGACGCAGGGCTGGTCCATGCTTCGCGACAACCCGGGCCTGAAGATTTACCTGGGCCGCGACACCGGTGCGGTTGCTGAGGCTCACACGAATGAGCGTGGCGCTAAGCACTACACGACCCAGGGCGTGTCGCGCCTCGTGCGTATGCGTCCAGAGGACTTGGCTGCGGCGTCGATGGAGACGATCTTCCCGCTGCTGGAAGAGGACGTCAACGACGGCGACAAGTACGACCCGACGCGCGATGTCTACGAGGAGCACATGCACTCGCTGCACGGTCCGCGTAACCCTGTCATGCTGATCCGCCTACGTTCGCAGGATGCAGCGCGCGCTACCGAGCGCCAGGGTCAAGAGGACTTCCACTACGGCGACTTCTACGCCTACTCGAAGATCTGCACGCACATCGGCTGCCCGACGTCTTTGTACGAAGCGCAGACGAACCGCATCCTGTGCCCGTGCCACCAGTCGCAGTTTGACGCACTGGCTTACGGGCGCCCCGTGTTCGGTCCGGCTGCACGCGCTCTGCCGCAGCTGCCGATCACGGTCGACGAAGAAGGTTATCTCATTGCCAAGGGCGACTTCATCGAGCCCGTTGGCCCGGCATTCTGGGAGCGTAAGTCCTAATGAGCACAAAGCTGGCTAAAGCCGCCGATAACGCAGATTCACGCTTTACCGTTGCGGGCGTTCTTCGCCCTCAGCTCAACAAAGTTTTCCCCACTCACTGGTCCTTCATGCTGGGTGAGATGGCGCTGTACAGCTTCATCATCCTGCTTCTGACCGGTGTGTACTTGGCACTGTTCTTCGATCCTTCCATCACGAAGGTGATC
This genomic window contains:
- the ctaC gene encoding aa3-type cytochrome oxidase subunit II, whose translation is MDKAKKIGVAGLLALSGFGLAGCEVEAPSAVSRLLDMGWPDPVTPEAHSMYNFWVWVWVAAWTIGIIMWAIFLYAVFAWNGKRREKQGKGEFPKQLQYNVPLELVLTIIPIVIVMSLFFFTVQAQTKVVALDKDPKVTVDVTGFQWNWKFGYAQVAAELSPTGSDYNGEDTELTKLMAETKYDDEGMKNPNPIHGKSMSDVSYLNYNQIETLGSTEEIPVLVLPTETPIEFRLASSDVSHAFWVPEFLFKRDVYAHPENNQQEPRFQIERIEKPGAYVGRCAEMCGTYHAMMNFEVRAVTPDQFREYMKFRNDNPDAPNSEALRHIGEAPYATTTYPFNSDRTGTRAGNPGVDTNEFAN
- the qcrC gene encoding cytochrome bc1 complex diheme cytochrome c subunit, whose translation is MKQTQNKGRRARKMRRSLAGALALLFALSGAGLLATALTPDAQVATAQRDDQALIQTGKTLYDKACVTCHGANLQGVKDRGPSLIGTGEGAVYFQVHSGRMPMMSNDAQAERKKPRYTEAQSLALAAYVAANGGGPDLVRNEDGTLAMENLRGKNYENNGNKIDPADVARGSELFRLNCASCHNFTGRGGALSSGKYAPVLDPANEQEIYQAMLTGPQNMPKFSDRQLTAEEKKDIIAFIKSSKETPSPSGYALGGLGPVSEGLAMWIFGVTMIACAAMWIGSRQ
- the qcrA gene encoding cytochrome bc1 complex Rieske iron-sulfur subunit; translation: MSNEVKKTYTDAELDKMSNAELAALGTELDDVTVAYRKERFPLENDPQEKRAAAGINTWLAISLLAGIAFLGIYIFWPWQPKFHGDEGLWIFSLYTPLLGLTSGLAFIALGVAIVQYVKKFIPEEISVQRRHDGRSSELDRRTTTALLNDAWETSTFGRRKAMQGLLGGAGLFAGLMLIAPMGGLIKNPWKPRHAMDYHGDGTLWTQGWSMLRDNPGLKIYLGRDTGAVAEAHTNERGAKHYTTQGVSRLVRMRPEDLAAASMETIFPLLEEDVNDGDKYDPTRDVYEEHMHSLHGPRNPVMLIRLRSQDAARATERQGQEDFHYGDFYAYSKICTHIGCPTSLYEAQTNRILCPCHQSQFDALAYGRPVFGPAARALPQLPITVDEEGYLIAKGDFIEPVGPAFWERKS
- the ctaE gene encoding aa3-type cytochrome oxidase subunit III; translation: MTTAISNPNPGADAFRAGHERLPALNRPNMVSVGTIAFLAQELMFFAGLFAMYFTSRANGMSAGDWDSQTAHLNVAFGVIITLVLLTSSVTSQLGVFAAEKGDVFGLRKWFAVTIGLGVVFLGLVAYEWTEMVMHGVTIQSSVYGSVFYIITGFHMAHVTAGIIAFVVVLLRIAKSKFTPAQATAAMVTSYYWHFVDVVWIGVFTTLYLVQ
- the asnB gene encoding asparagine synthase (glutamine-hydrolyzing) — encoded protein: MCGLVGMLAANSDAPSFAPAIERALPCMHHRGPDAGGTWHDADAVFGFNRLAIIDIEHSHQPLMWDPDTAETREDAGGQQSGPQARYAMTFNGEIYNYVELREELQSLGYTFNTSGDSETIVVGYHHWGADVVNHLRGMFAFCVWDSHTKTMFVARDQFGIKPLYYATTDAGTVFSSEKKIILEMAEALRLSTELDKRAIEHYVDLQYVPEPESLHAGIRRLESGCYAVLKPGEEVRAQRYFNPQFNTTPVPKGSEDALFTRIAEALEDSVAKHMRADVTVGSFLSGGIDSTAIATLAKRHNPNLLTFTTGFEREGYSEVDVAAESAAAIGVEHIVKIVSPEEYANAIPQIMWYLDDPVADPSLVPLFFVAQEARKHVKVVLSGEGADELFGGYTIYKEPLSLAPFEKVPAPLLRGLNKLGAVLPEGMKGKSLLERGTTPMEARYYGNARSFNFDQMRRVIPWAKPEWDHREVTAPIYERSRDMDPVARMQHLDLFTWMRGDILVKADKINMAHSLELRVPFLDKEVFAVAETIPYDLKIAHGTTKYALRKAMEKIVPPHVLHRKKLGFPVPMRHWLAGDELYGWAQDTITESQTDEIFNKPEVLQMLKEHRDGVSDHSRRLWTVLAFMVWHGIFVEHRIDPGIAQRDYPVRL
- the ctaF gene encoding aa3-type cytochrome oxidase subunit IV; its protein translation is MGIGSKVFYGIGTFLIVMAVFYAFATNFVADDAYQFGYEWAGGVGLILATAFSFMMGGYLHFTESRTDVLPEDWEEAEVEDGAGVLGFFSPSSIWPLAMTGAIVLMAFGIAFWQLWLLAVGAVLLIWATTMLNLQYGIPKEKH